A genomic window from Caldicellulosiruptor kronotskyensis 2002 includes:
- the hydE gene encoding [FeFe] hydrogenase H-cluster radical SAM maturase HydE — protein sequence MKVKDILEKACYENILTKDEIKLLLMAEGDDKELLFKTADSVRKEHVGDEVFLRGLIEFSSYCKNDCFYCGLRRSNSQAQRYRMQEDEIVEVAKRAYQMGYRTVVLQSGEDMYYTKDMLCSIIKKIKSSVDVAITLSIGERSYDEYKAFKDAGADRFLMRFETSNEELYKKYHPGMSFEKRIECLKWIKNLGYELGTGFLIGLPGQTIDDLAQDILLVKELDADMIGIGPFIPHPQTPLKDSKEGSVDLTLKSIAILRLLIPDANIPATTALGTLDPLGRQKGLKCGANIVMPNVNDLEYKLKYELYPGKICINEDATKCRGCIESIIVSLGRKVGQGKGQSRHYKRFAAS from the coding sequence ATGAAAGTAAAAGATATCTTGGAAAAAGCATGTTATGAGAATATTCTCACAAAAGATGAGATAAAGCTTTTGCTGATGGCAGAAGGAGATGATAAAGAACTTCTTTTCAAAACAGCTGATAGTGTAAGAAAAGAACATGTTGGAGATGAGGTCTTTTTAAGAGGGCTTATTGAATTTTCAAGCTACTGCAAAAACGACTGTTTTTACTGTGGTCTGAGACGAAGCAATAGCCAAGCTCAGCGTTACAGAATGCAGGAAGATGAGATTGTAGAGGTTGCGAAAAGGGCGTATCAGATGGGGTACCGCACGGTTGTATTGCAGTCTGGTGAGGATATGTATTATACCAAAGACATGCTGTGTTCAATTATAAAAAAGATAAAAAGTAGCGTGGATGTTGCTATAACACTTTCTATTGGTGAAAGGTCATATGATGAGTACAAGGCATTCAAAGATGCTGGAGCAGACAGGTTTTTAATGAGATTTGAAACTTCAAACGAAGAGCTATATAAAAAATATCATCCCGGAATGAGCTTTGAAAAAAGAATAGAATGTCTCAAATGGATCAAAAATCTTGGGTATGAGCTTGGGACAGGTTTTTTGATAGGTCTTCCAGGGCAAACTATTGATGATTTGGCACAGGATATACTTCTTGTAAAAGAGTTAGATGCAGATATGATAGGCATTGGACCTTTTATTCCTCATCCACAGACGCCTCTAAAAGACTCAAAAGAAGGTTCGGTGGATTTAACTTTAAAGAGCATTGCCATTTTGAGGCTTTTGATTCCAGATGCCAATATTCCTGCAACAACTGCGCTTGGCACTTTAGACCCTCTTGGGAGACAAAAAGGTCTTAAGTGCGGTGCAAATATTGTGATGCCAAATGTAAATGACCTTGAGTACAAGCTCAAATATGAGCTGTATCCTGGAAAGATTTGCATAAATGAAGATGCAACAAAGTGCAGAGGTTGTATTGAGTCAATTATAGTTTCGCTTGGTAGAAAAGTTGGACAGGGAAAAGGGCAAAGCAGGCATTACAAAAGATTTGCAGCGTCTTAA
- a CDS encoding transglycosylase domain-containing protein: MQSKNKKVKKQTPFRLFLKSFIRTILVLLIASMAVLIGAGFGMVTGYIKAIPANALDIITSSSDTQTTIVYDQSGNEIARLHGNENRIRVPYSKIPKNLINAFVAIEDERFWQHNGIDIKRIFGAIFKNIKSGSLSEGASTITQQLVRNKLLTFEKSFKRKIQEQYLAIQLEKIWTKEQILEEYLNTINLGSGAYGVGAAAYTYFGKDVSQLTLAECALIAGITQNPSYYNPYVFPDHAKKKQEIVLKKMLELGYITEQEYLEAINQPLVYVKKDISEQSIYKHPYFVDSVIDEAIEILSEKKRISKDEAENLIYGGGLKIYTTMDENIQSTMEDVFSDLSIMPKIKHYDASGIPQPQAAAVLIDFKTGAVKGIMGGRGNLKGVRLLNRATMSVRQPGSAIKPIADYSLALENGYTAATVIDDVPFSVGRYTPRNWYKSNVVSGKRGYKGLMTLREALQWSANIPAVKFAYNLGIQNVYRNLKRFGFTTLSPQDMNSLSIAIGGFTYGVKPIELTAAFAAVANSGVYIKPYFITKIEDKNGIIIFERTPYKRRVMDEKNAYILTNILQSVVTSRITVGVKFSYPVAGKTGTTDDSKDRWFVGYTPNYALGVWVGEDKPVALNYITGTNPALKIFKAIMDRVVSQKGVSSEFLRPAGIVERYVCKESGKLATSLCKQDPRGSQVIKEIFVEGTEPTEYCDKHVKLKVCTQSKKLATQYCPNVIEKIFIKRDNPIWPGESIVPPDDYMYQAPNSYCDIHKAPQEEIVPQKGNTSQLEQPSSQSQQSSSAEQGSQQSIEENLPLESNTTQSSTYSSQ; encoded by the coding sequence TTGCAAAGCAAAAATAAAAAAGTAAAAAAACAAACGCCATTTAGGCTTTTTCTCAAAAGCTTTATAAGAACTATTTTAGTACTTTTGATTGCAAGCATGGCAGTTTTAATCGGTGCTGGTTTTGGAATGGTCACAGGATACATAAAGGCAATACCAGCAAATGCTCTTGATATAATAACTTCTTCTTCAGATACTCAGACAACTATTGTTTACGACCAGAGCGGAAACGAAATTGCCCGGCTTCATGGTAATGAAAACAGAATAAGAGTGCCTTATAGCAAGATTCCAAAAAATCTCATAAACGCTTTTGTTGCAATTGAGGATGAGAGGTTCTGGCAGCACAACGGGATTGACATCAAAAGAATATTCGGAGCAATATTTAAAAATATAAAAAGTGGCTCTCTTTCAGAAGGTGCAAGCACAATCACTCAGCAGCTTGTAAGAAACAAACTTTTAACATTTGAAAAGTCCTTCAAACGAAAGATTCAAGAGCAATACCTTGCCATTCAGCTTGAAAAAATATGGACAAAAGAGCAAATTTTAGAAGAATATCTCAACACAATAAATCTTGGAAGTGGGGCTTATGGTGTAGGAGCTGCGGCATACACCTATTTTGGAAAGGATGTATCGCAGCTGACTCTGGCAGAGTGCGCCCTAATTGCCGGAATTACTCAAAACCCATCATATTACAATCCTTATGTATTCCCAGACCATGCAAAGAAAAAGCAGGAAATTGTTCTTAAAAAAATGCTTGAACTTGGATATATAACCGAACAAGAGTACTTAGAAGCAATAAATCAGCCACTTGTTTATGTAAAAAAAGATATTTCTGAGCAAAGCATTTATAAACATCCTTATTTTGTCGACTCTGTAATAGATGAAGCAATTGAAATTCTATCTGAAAAGAAAAGAATTTCAAAAGATGAAGCAGAAAATTTAATCTATGGTGGCGGACTTAAAATCTATACAACAATGGACGAAAACATACAAAGTACAATGGAAGATGTCTTTTCAGACCTGTCAATTATGCCAAAGATAAAACACTACGATGCATCAGGAATACCACAACCTCAGGCAGCAGCTGTTTTGATTGACTTTAAAACAGGTGCTGTGAAAGGTATTATGGGCGGAAGAGGAAATTTAAAAGGTGTTAGGCTCTTGAACCGCGCAACAATGTCTGTTCGCCAGCCTGGGTCAGCTATAAAACCTATTGCGGATTATAGCTTGGCGCTTGAAAATGGTTATACTGCTGCAACTGTGATTGATGATGTGCCATTTTCGGTTGGCAGGTACACACCACGAAACTGGTATAAAAGTAACGTGGTTTCAGGCAAAAGGGGGTATAAAGGATTAATGACCTTGAGAGAAGCTTTGCAGTGGTCAGCAAACATTCCTGCTGTAAAGTTTGCATATAATCTTGGAATTCAAAATGTTTACAGGAATCTAAAGCGGTTCGGTTTTACAACTCTTTCTCCGCAGGATATGAACAGTCTCTCAATTGCAATTGGTGGATTTACTTATGGAGTAAAACCAATTGAACTTACTGCTGCGTTTGCTGCAGTTGCTAACAGCGGTGTGTATATAAAGCCTTATTTCATAACAAAAATTGAAGATAAAAACGGTATTATAATATTTGAAAGAACACCCTATAAAAGAAGAGTAATGGACGAAAAAAATGCATATATACTTACAAATATACTTCAGAGCGTTGTCACTTCAAGGATAACAGTAGGAGTTAAATTTTCATATCCTGTTGCAGGAAAAACAGGTACAACCGATGACAGCAAAGACAGATGGTTTGTAGGATACACTCCAAACTATGCGCTTGGCGTATGGGTTGGCGAAGACAAACCTGTTGCATTAAATTATATAACCGGAACAAACCCGGCACTGAAGATTTTCAAAGCAATAATGGACAGAGTTGTGAGCCAAAAAGGTGTAAGCTCAGAGTTTTTAAGACCTGCTGGAATTGTGGAAAGGTATGTGTGTAAAGAGTCAGGTAAGCTTGCAACAAGCCTTTGCAAACAAGACCCTCGTGGAAGTCAGGTTATAAAAGAGATATTTGTTGAAGGCACAGAACCAACAGAGTACTGCGACAAGCATGTAAAACTTAAAGTTTGCACTCAGTCTAAAAAGCTTGCAACACAGTACTGCCCAAATGTTATAGAGAAGATATTTATAAAACGTGACAATCCTATATGGCCGGGAGAATCTATTGTCCCACCTGATGATTATATGTACCAAGCACCAAATAGTTACTGTGACATCCATAAAGCACCGCAAGAGGAGATTGTGCCGCAGAAAGGCAATACCTCGCAGCTGGAGCAGCCTTCTTCACAGAGCCAGCAATCCTCTTCTGCTGAACAGGGCAGCCAGCAAAGCATTGAAGAAAACTTGCCTCTTGAAAGCAACACAACACAATCAAGTACTTATTCTTCACAGTAG
- the cas2 gene encoding CRISPR-associated endonuclease Cas2 has translation MFVILVYDVNEKRVAKALKKCRQYLTWVQNSVFEGNISEATLRRLILELEKVLDLSEDSVIIYKFQNTWYSERQIIGIEKNPVDFMT, from the coding sequence ATGTTTGTGATTCTTGTTTATGATGTCAATGAAAAACGGGTGGCAAAAGCTTTGAAAAAATGCAGGCAGTATCTCACATGGGTGCAAAATTCGGTATTCGAAGGCAACATATCAGAAGCAACCTTAAGAAGACTAATTCTTGAACTTGAAAAAGTTCTTGACCTCTCAGAAGATTCGGTTATTATCTACAAATTTCAAAATACATGGTACTCAGAAAGGCAAATAATTGGCATTGAAAAAAATCCTGTGGATTTTATGACATGA
- the cas1b gene encoding type I-B CRISPR-associated endonuclease Cas1b produces the protein MKKDLYVFNSGFLRRKDNTIMFETDEGKKYFPVEEIESVFIFGEVDINKRFLEFMTEKNICVHFFNRYEYYVGTYYPREHYNSGIVILKQVEFYNDYNKRITIARSIVEGAVLNMLVVLRYYNSRGNMLKDEIETIERMLHNINSCDDVNTLMALEGNIREVYYKCFNKILDDENFTFIRRSKNPPLDKINALISFGNSLLYATTLGEIYQTQLDPRIGYLHSTNQRKFSLNLDISEIFKPIIVDRVIFSLVNKKVLGEKHFEKELNGIILNDQGKKLFVSEYNQKLYATITHPKLNTQVSYKRLIRMEAYKLQKLFLENIEYKPFVARW, from the coding sequence GTGAAAAAAGACCTTTATGTTTTCAATTCAGGGTTTTTAAGAAGGAAAGATAACACCATCATGTTTGAAACAGATGAAGGCAAAAAGTATTTTCCTGTTGAAGAGATAGAATCAGTTTTTATATTTGGAGAGGTTGACATAAACAAAAGATTCTTGGAGTTCATGACAGAAAAGAATATATGTGTCCATTTTTTCAACAGATATGAGTACTACGTTGGCACATACTATCCGCGCGAACATTACAACTCAGGCATTGTGATACTCAAGCAGGTAGAATTTTACAACGACTACAACAAAAGAATTACCATTGCAAGGTCAATTGTTGAAGGAGCTGTTCTAAATATGCTTGTGGTTCTGAGGTACTACAATTCCCGTGGAAATATGCTAAAAGATGAGATAGAAACAATCGAAAGAATGCTCCATAACATAAACTCATGCGATGATGTAAATACGCTTATGGCTTTAGAGGGAAATATAAGAGAAGTCTACTATAAGTGTTTTAACAAAATACTGGATGATGAAAATTTTACATTTATCCGCAGGAGCAAAAATCCACCTCTTGACAAGATAAATGCTCTGATTAGCTTTGGGAATTCTCTTTTGTATGCTACAACTCTTGGAGAGATTTACCAAACACAGCTTGACCCGCGCATAGGATATCTGCATTCCACAAACCAGCGCAAGTTTTCATTGAACTTAGATATTTCCGAAATCTTCAAACCCATAATTGTAGACAGAGTAATTTTTTCTCTCGTTAACAAGAAAGTGCTGGGAGAAAAACATTTTGAAAAGGAACTAAACGGCATTATATTGAACGACCAGGGCAAAAAATTGTTTGTCTCTGAGTATAACCAAAAGCTCTACGCTACTATAACGCATCCGAAACTAAATACTCAAGTGAGTTACAAAAGGCTCATCCGAATGGAAGCATACAAGCTACAAAAATTGTTTTTGGAAAATATAGAATACAAACCTTTTGTTGCAAGGTGGTAG
- the cas4 gene encoding CRISPR-associated protein Cas4, giving the protein MDIYMTGVYIWYYNICKRQVWLMAHSILPDENDDNIVLGRFLHEYYYSKDQKEIKFGNAVFDILYQDKDEIVIGETKKSSRFKEASRYQLLFYIKILKEAGISAKGVLFYPEERKKEEVELTLEDEEKLDKMIAEIETIIEKESPPPAAYCKYCPKCAYREYCFA; this is encoded by the coding sequence ATGGATATTTACATGACAGGTGTTTACATCTGGTATTACAACATCTGCAAAAGACAGGTGTGGCTCATGGCACATAGCATTTTGCCAGATGAGAACGACGATAACATCGTGCTTGGCAGGTTTCTTCATGAGTATTATTACAGTAAAGATCAGAAGGAGATAAAATTTGGCAATGCAGTGTTTGACATTCTGTATCAGGACAAAGATGAGATAGTGATTGGTGAGACAAAGAAGTCTTCAAGGTTCAAAGAAGCATCAAGGTATCAGCTTTTGTTTTATATAAAAATTCTAAAAGAAGCAGGAATTTCAGCAAAAGGAGTGCTTTTTTATCCAGAGGAGAGGAAGAAAGAGGAGGTTGAGCTGACTCTTGAAGATGAAGAAAAATTGGATAAGATGATAGCTGAGATTGAAACGATAATTGAAAAAGAGAGCCCGCCTCCTGCAGCCTACTGTAAGTATTGTCCAAAGTGTGCTTACAGGGAATATTGTTTTGCTTGA
- a CDS encoding CRISPR-associated helicase/endonuclease Cas3, producing MEYFSHKNPDKLLYDHLLEVYHYAMEANVELKSWEKEALQIICLCHDFGKFTTFFQSHLSGVSSKHSQHGFLSAIFGVFCWMQKKGLCLQKMNPPASLDEVISLLIYACILHHHGDVKDISKNLPEKFAGDFKADINLIQKIDDAYVQIEDLRCNAEDIKPSLEKVGLCDVFEKFLAQQRGFIEDILRYLKRIEYGIRMIGMIPQAFKDGTELYFAQQKLYSLLIWADKMSAANYKLLSPCYASLNRLIVAREKVIKPTQDKNLKRIRQSVFEAVLSNIEKNKEKDIFSITTPTGTGKTLAGVFAAVKLKEILKKSGRIIYALPFTSIIDQNYDVVKQLFETIEDFETNRDRYLLKHHHLTDGEYKGKEEALKEITDEITVYEKVASECFIENWTSGFVVTTFVQLLETLISNRNRMLKKFHAFYDSVLLLDEIQAIEVELLPLVEEILRKLSQLFRCKIILMTATKPLIFEDACELAGFCDYSIFNRTKLMYHHSDLKVAEFVDFFLQEVYEDEKSFLIVANTINQSHQIYNGIKNNLKNKEVIYLSANLVPKDRKKVIKKIEDMLSSGRKPIVVSTQVIEAGVDIDFDCVIRDIAPIDSIIQCAGRCNRHNEKTQGSVLVVNMKDESGITFAKRVYGNTAIEISSMLLLQHPEVEEKDYGMLIDNYFRMIKENKSFKKSEEFLKAIRLLKFDSILEKEEITISRFSLIQQRGGYVSVIIRNNEEIEDAYQRYIDSFSIKDYYERREIYLKLKNILFEYTISVPVKYAQIFDEEKGILSLPPTSCERYYSPKTGFVYDPNDNVIFA from the coding sequence ATGGAGTATTTTTCTCACAAAAATCCTGATAAGCTCCTCTATGATCACCTTCTTGAAGTTTATCACTATGCTATGGAGGCAAATGTGGAGCTAAAAAGCTGGGAAAAAGAAGCACTGCAAATTATATGTCTTTGTCATGACTTTGGGAAATTTACAACATTTTTTCAAAGTCATCTTAGCGGTGTGTCAAGCAAGCATTCACAACATGGTTTTTTATCAGCCATCTTTGGGGTCTTTTGCTGGATGCAAAAGAAAGGACTGTGTTTACAAAAGATGAACCCACCAGCTTCTTTAGATGAAGTCATATCTCTTTTGATTTACGCTTGCATTCTTCACCATCACGGAGATGTCAAGGATATTAGCAAGAACCTGCCAGAAAAATTTGCAGGGGATTTCAAGGCAGATATAAACCTTATTCAGAAAATAGATGATGCCTATGTTCAGATTGAGGATTTGAGGTGCAATGCTGAAGATATAAAACCTTCGCTTGAAAAGGTTGGGCTTTGTGATGTGTTTGAAAAGTTTTTAGCACAGCAAAGGGGTTTTATAGAGGATATCCTGAGATACCTTAAAAGAATTGAATATGGCATTCGTATGATTGGTATGATACCGCAGGCTTTCAAAGATGGAACTGAGCTTTATTTTGCCCAGCAAAAGTTGTATTCTCTTCTCATATGGGCAGACAAGATGTCAGCTGCAAATTACAAGTTACTGTCGCCCTGCTATGCTTCGTTAAATAGACTTATTGTGGCAAGAGAGAAAGTTATCAAACCGACTCAGGACAAAAATCTGAAGAGAATAAGACAAAGTGTGTTTGAGGCTGTACTTTCAAACATTGAAAAGAATAAGGAAAAAGACATATTTTCTATCACAACCCCAACAGGCACAGGGAAGACTTTGGCAGGAGTGTTTGCAGCAGTAAAACTGAAAGAAATTTTGAAAAAGTCTGGAAGGATAATATATGCTCTTCCATTCACCTCTATAATAGACCAGAACTATGATGTTGTCAAACAGCTATTTGAAACAATAGAAGATTTTGAAACAAACAGAGACAGGTACTTGTTAAAACATCATCATCTAACTGATGGTGAGTACAAGGGGAAAGAAGAGGCTCTGAAAGAAATTACAGATGAAATTACAGTATATGAAAAAGTTGCATCAGAATGCTTTATAGAAAACTGGACATCTGGGTTTGTAGTGACAACATTTGTTCAGCTGCTTGAAACTTTAATTTCAAACAGAAACAGGATGCTCAAAAAGTTCCATGCTTTTTACGATTCAGTACTCCTCCTTGATGAGATTCAGGCAATTGAGGTTGAGCTTCTGCCACTTGTTGAAGAGATCTTGAGGAAACTTTCGCAGCTTTTCAGGTGCAAGATTATTCTCATGACAGCCACAAAACCACTTATATTCGAAGATGCTTGTGAGCTTGCAGGGTTTTGTGACTATTCAATTTTTAACAGAACAAAGCTTATGTATCACCACAGTGATTTAAAAGTAGCTGAATTTGTGGATTTCTTCTTACAAGAAGTATATGAAGACGAAAAATCGTTTTTGATTGTTGCCAACACCATAAATCAGTCGCATCAAATCTACAATGGGATAAAAAACAATCTCAAAAATAAAGAGGTTATTTACCTTTCAGCAAATCTTGTGCCAAAAGATAGGAAAAAGGTTATTAAGAAAATAGAAGATATGTTGAGCAGCGGCAGAAAACCCATTGTTGTTTCAACCCAGGTGATTGAGGCAGGGGTAGACATTGACTTTGATTGTGTAATAAGAGACATAGCTCCTATTGATTCAATAATCCAGTGTGCAGGAAGGTGCAACAGGCACAATGAAAAAACCCAAGGTAGTGTGCTGGTTGTAAACATGAAAGATGAAAGTGGCATAACCTTTGCAAAAAGAGTTTATGGCAACACGGCAATTGAAATATCAAGCATGCTTCTTTTGCAACATCCCGAAGTGGAAGAAAAAGACTATGGTATGCTGATTGATAATTATTTCAGGATGATAAAAGAAAATAAATCATTTAAAAAGTCTGAAGAGTTTTTGAAGGCAATAAGGCTTTTAAAGTTTGACAGTATTCTGGAAAAGGAAGAGATTACAATCTCAAGGTTTAGTCTTATCCAGCAGCGGGGTGGGTATGTCAGCGTCATCATAAGAAACAATGAAGAAATAGAAGATGCTTATCAAAGGTATATAGACTCTTTTTCCATTAAAGATTATTACGAAAGAAGAGAAATCTATCTTAAACTTAAAAATATCCTTTTTGAATACACAATTTCTGTGCCAGTAAAATACGCCCAGATTTTTGATGAAGAGAAAGGAATATTATCTTTGCCACCCACATCCTGTGAGCGGTATTACAGCCCTAAGACAGGATTTGTGTATGACCCAAACGACAATGTCATTTTTGCTTGA
- the cas5b gene encoding type I-B CRISPR-associated protein Cas5b: protein MKFLVFDLKGKFAHFRKFYTNSSSLSYLVPPRTVIEGIVAAILGFERDSYYEVLSAENLLVAVQKIERTYKIIQTVNYIKATTVNELKNPNTHTQVPLEILAGYNGFVGFRVFVMPKDEKVYYNLRSRLESGKSEFPIYFGSAPFAAKTEFLGEFEAYRWEDSRAGILTVLDTGLIKSLNLSLESSSSLALMKDRMPCDFDKDRFATKVKTYINDENLNPIWVDLDSSAQDKVYFIKEFSSDKKECVSLM from the coding sequence ATGAAATTTTTAGTGTTTGACCTCAAAGGCAAGTTTGCTCACTTTAGAAAATTTTATACAAACTCATCATCGCTTTCGTATCTTGTGCCACCGAGGACTGTGATTGAAGGTATTGTTGCAGCTATCTTGGGTTTTGAGAGGGATAGTTATTATGAGGTGCTCTCAGCAGAAAACCTTTTAGTTGCAGTACAAAAGATAGAAAGGACATATAAGATTATACAGACGGTGAACTATATAAAAGCAACAACTGTAAATGAACTAAAAAATCCAAATACCCACACACAGGTGCCGCTTGAGATCTTGGCTGGATACAATGGATTTGTAGGTTTTAGAGTTTTTGTTATGCCAAAAGATGAAAAAGTATATTATAACTTAAGGTCAAGGCTTGAAAGTGGCAAGTCAGAATTTCCTATATACTTTGGCAGTGCTCCGTTTGCTGCAAAGACTGAGTTTTTGGGTGAATTTGAAGCCTACAGGTGGGAAGACAGCAGAGCAGGTATTTTAACTGTGCTTGATACAGGCTTAATAAAATCTTTGAACTTAAGCTTAGAATCTTCTTCTTCTCTTGCCCTCATGAAAGACAGGATGCCGTGCGATTTTGACAAAGATAGGTTTGCCACAAAGGTCAAGACGTATATTAACGACGAAAATCTCAATCCTATCTGGGTAGATTTAGATAGCAGTGCGCAGGACAAGGTGTATTTTATAAAAGAGTTTTCAAGTGACAAAAAAGAATGTGTCTCGTTGATGTAA
- the cas7b gene encoding type I-B CRISPR-associated protein Cas7/Csh2 → MEKKIIDKNSEILFTYDAKLCNPNGDPDEENRPRMDWEKEINLVSDVRVKRYIRDYLEDIGQKIYVRKIEGKSEKPEKVLDATAKEKNTEVDKLDVLDTFIDIRLFGATIPIKGRTETYIGPVQFNWGYSLNKVELLEASITSHFASDEKKQQGAIGKDYRVKYSFIAFSGIVSARRAKITGLTEDDIRLFDTAMKEAIPLLATRSKIGQYPRLYMRVEYVDDKTLLGDLRDYIKLIEVVEKPRKIEDVQLDITDLAEILHKNKDIISKIYYFKHPELCLVCGGNVVDFKDTFGTFDLEEV, encoded by the coding sequence ATGGAAAAGAAGATTATTGATAAGAACAGCGAGATTTTGTTTACCTATGATGCTAAGCTTTGCAATCCAAACGGTGACCCAGATGAAGAAAATCGACCAAGAATGGATTGGGAAAAAGAGATAAACCTTGTGTCAGATGTTCGTGTAAAAAGGTATATCCGTGATTATTTAGAAGATATAGGACAAAAGATTTATGTTCGAAAGATTGAAGGCAAGAGTGAAAAGCCAGAAAAAGTTTTAGATGCTACAGCAAAAGAAAAAAATACTGAAGTTGATAAGTTAGACGTGCTTGATACATTCATTGACATAAGACTTTTTGGTGCCACAATTCCTATTAAAGGAAGAACTGAAACTTACATTGGACCAGTACAGTTCAACTGGGGATATTCATTGAACAAGGTTGAACTTTTAGAAGCGTCTATCACAAGCCATTTTGCAAGCGATGAGAAAAAACAGCAGGGTGCTATAGGCAAAGACTACAGAGTGAAATACTCTTTCATAGCTTTTTCTGGGATAGTGAGCGCAAGAAGGGCAAAGATAACAGGGCTTACTGAGGATGATATCAGACTTTTTGACACAGCAATGAAAGAAGCAATTCCACTTTTAGCAACCAGAAGCAAGATAGGTCAGTATCCAAGGCTTTACATGAGAGTAGAGTATGTAGACGATAAAACCTTACTTGGAGACCTCAGAGATTACATTAAACTCATTGAGGTTGTCGAAAAACCGCGAAAAATTGAAGATGTTCAGCTTGATATTACAGATTTGGCTGAGATTTTGCATAAGAACAAAGATATAATTTCAAAGATTTACTATTTCAAACACCCAGAACTTTGCCTTGTTTGCGGTGGCAATGTTGTGGACTTTAAAGATACATTTGGTACTTTTGATCTTGAAGAAGTTTAG